From the Lampris incognitus isolate fLamInc1 chromosome 6, fLamInc1.hap2, whole genome shotgun sequence genome, one window contains:
- the si:dkey-10o6.2 gene encoding uncharacterized protein si:dkey-10o6.2: MSIPVVDFGAYKLSETDVSPEQLDNLGKQLKIAFTEIGFVYLRNTGITQEEVDCVMDICKKFFLQPEELKRPYSRGSFVNIRNHGWVSLESEKLNPRHPGDLKEAFNATSLRSDIKWPSGDLAAFRDVQTSFFLRCKELSLRVLRVMAHSLGLEPEVFVSAHSLIGSDGNTSTLRSLYYPPVNNVEVKEGQLRCGEHSDYGSITLVFQSSEGGLQVLSRSGDFVSAPGIPETALINIADLMQRWTSDQLISAVHRVLLPPAGESRARQSLAFFVQPDDEALITCCDGSNKYPPVTSGAYLTERYNDTYGRQPWSSPTPPPGHFALLPRDAWLPHRPEAPAADRPGHGSFLYWPHSGGMNSPLMSGQQSRCPSSSAG; encoded by the exons ATGAGTATAccagtggtggattttggggcaTACAAGCTGAGTGAAACAGATGTCTCTCCGGAGCAACTTGATAACTTGGGTAAACAGCTGAAAATAGCTTTTACGGAGATTGGGTTTGTCTATCTAAGGAACACTGGAATTACACAGGAGGAG GTGGACTGTGTCATGGACATCTGCAAGAAATTCTTTCTGCAGCCAGAGGAGCTAAAACGTCCCTACAGCAGGGGAAGCTTTGTCAACATCCGCAACCACGGCTGGGTGTCCTTGGAGAGTGAGAA GCTGAATCCACGCCACCCGGGAGACTTGAAGGAGGCATTTAACGCAACATCTCTCCGCTCTGACATA AAATGGCCATCAGGTGATTTGGCGGCGTTCCGGGATGTCCAGACATCTTTTTTCCTGCGGTGTAAAGAGCTTTCACTGCGAGTGCTTAGGGTGATGGCCCACAGCCTGGGTCTGGAGCCAGAGGTGTTCGTCAGCGCACACAGTTTGATTGGAA GTGACGGGAACACTAGTACGCTGCGATCTCTGTACTACCCCCCAGTGAACAATGTGGAGGTAAAGGAGGGTCAGCTGCGGTGTGGTGAACACTCGGACTACGGCAGCATCACCCTGGTGTTCCAGAGCAGTGAGGGGGGGCTTCAG GTCCTCAGTCGCTCGGGCGACTTTGTCTCTGCTCCCGGCATACCTGAAACAGCCCTCATCAATATAGCTGACCTGATGCAGCGCTGGACTTCTGACCAGCTCATCTCTGCG gtccACAGGGTTTTGCTGCCTCCTGCTGGCGAATCACGCGCACGTCAGTCTCTGGCGTTCTTTGTGCAGCCGGACGACGAGGCCCTCATCACCTGTTGTGACGGCTCTAACAAGTACCCTCCTGTTACGTCAGGGGCCTACCTCACCGAGAGATACAATGACACGTATGGGCGACA gccatggtccagccctacacccccgcccggccacttcgctctgctgcctcgggatgcctggttgccccatcgcccagaggcccctgctgccgatcgacccggtcacggctcttttctgtactggccccacagtggtggaatgaactccccactgatgtcaggacagcagagtcgctgcccatcttccagcgcaggttga